A window from Luteibacter flocculans encodes these proteins:
- a CDS encoding MarR family winged helix-turn-helix transcriptional regulator — protein sequence MTKDDGTPSALCLGRDLMLAGSRLRDAVGRRAQREFGLTALQSDMLLLLAVHGSMISTELAAACGVNASTVTHAVDAGIERGLMRRDRNEADRRLVDIVLTPAGKRMAERVRALVADLARAALEGVDQPAVLAESLAQVTRNLEKD from the coding sequence ATGACCAAGGACGACGGCACGCCCTCCGCTCTCTGCCTGGGCAGGGATCTCATGTTGGCCGGTTCGCGCCTGCGCGATGCCGTGGGTCGGCGCGCCCAGCGCGAGTTCGGCCTTACCGCACTGCAGAGCGACATGCTGCTCCTGCTCGCCGTCCACGGCAGCATGATCTCCACGGAACTCGCGGCCGCCTGCGGCGTGAACGCGAGCACGGTTACCCATGCGGTGGATGCCGGCATCGAGCGTGGCCTGATGCGGCGCGATCGGAACGAGGCGGACCGACGCCTGGTCGACATCGTGCTGACGCCCGCCGGCAAGCGCATGGCCGAGCGGGTCCGCGCGCTGGTGGCCGACCTGGCACGCGCGGCGCTGGAAGGTGTGGATCAGCCCGCCGTGCTGGCCGAAAGCCTCGCGCAGGTGACAAGGAACCTGGAAAAGGACTGA
- a CDS encoding helix-turn-helix transcriptional regulator: MRYETSAFAATGGTRAPDVMHGMATFTLAAAETESSVTRLLEQALTAAETDLATTRACVARVAALLERESAPAVAPRRRTGAGLAPWQARRVAAHVEENLGFPITIDQLAAIAGLSSSYFCRAFKDSFGDPPHAYIMRRRVERAQSLMLQTREPLSQIALACGLSDQAHLCNLFRRLVGQSPSHWRRARWQEA, from the coding sequence ATGCGATACGAAACCAGCGCTTTTGCCGCAACGGGAGGCACGCGTGCCCCCGACGTCATGCATGGCATGGCGACCTTCACCCTCGCCGCCGCTGAAACCGAGTCGAGTGTCACCCGACTGCTGGAACAGGCCCTGACGGCCGCCGAGACCGACCTCGCCACGACCCGTGCCTGCGTGGCCCGCGTGGCCGCCCTGCTGGAACGCGAAAGCGCCCCCGCCGTCGCGCCCCGCCGTCGCACGGGTGCGGGGCTCGCCCCCTGGCAGGCTCGCCGTGTCGCCGCGCACGTCGAGGAGAACCTCGGGTTCCCGATCACCATCGACCAGTTGGCGGCCATCGCCGGCCTGTCGAGCAGCTACTTCTGCCGTGCCTTCAAGGACAGCTTCGGCGATCCGCCGCACGCGTACATCATGCGGCGCCGGGTCGAGCGCGCGCAGTCGCTGATGCTGCAGACCCGTGAACCGCTGAGCCAGATCGCGCTGGCCTGCGGACTTTCCGACCAGGCGCACCTGTGCAACCTGTTCCGCCGCCTGGTGGGGCAGAGCCCCAGCCACTGGCGGCGTGCCCGCTGGCAGGAGGCCTAA
- a CDS encoding alpha-amylase family protein: MINDLWYKNAIVYCLSVGSFQDANGDGVGDFQGLVRRLDYLQGLGVTAVWLMPFQTSPGRDGGYDIADYYNVDPRYGTLGDFVEFTHAASQRGMRVMIDLVVNHTSDRHPWFRDACRDPSSKYRDWYVWSKTRPANASKGVVFPGVQKSTWTYEKTAKAWYFHRFYDFQPDLDTANPHVQAEILKIMGFWTQLGVSGFRMDAVPFVIATKGADVKTPKEQFDMLRSFRELLQWRKGDAIILAEANVLPRDDMKYFGSDGDRLQMMFNFQVNQHLFYALASADVRSLAKALQKTRPRPATAQWALFLRNHDELDLGRLTPAQRERVFAAFGPDKDMQLYDRGIRRRLAPMLRNDRRRLELAYSLMLTLPGTPVLRYGDEIGMGDDLSLPERECARTPMQWSTEPYGGFTRSRRGGATVISDGPFGYPHVNVAEQRRDPSSLLNWMERVIRMRKEIPEVAWGDFEVLPLDDNAVLMMRYTWRGNTTLFLHNLSDAPTEADFSLRQRLTNVLSDEHSEPDARGRHRILLEPYGYRWFREGGLGYILDRQEIDTSEGKSPERG; encoded by the coding sequence ATGATCAACGACCTCTGGTACAAGAATGCCATCGTCTATTGCCTTTCCGTCGGCAGTTTCCAGGACGCCAACGGCGATGGCGTGGGCGATTTCCAGGGACTGGTCCGCCGCCTGGATTATCTCCAGGGCCTCGGTGTCACCGCGGTATGGCTGATGCCGTTCCAGACCTCCCCAGGCCGGGACGGCGGCTACGACATCGCCGACTACTACAACGTCGATCCCCGCTACGGCACCCTCGGCGACTTCGTCGAGTTCACCCACGCCGCCTCCCAGCGTGGCATGCGGGTGATGATCGATCTGGTGGTGAACCATACCTCGGATCGCCATCCCTGGTTCCGTGACGCCTGTCGCGATCCGTCGTCCAAGTACCGCGACTGGTACGTCTGGTCCAAGACGCGCCCCGCCAACGCCAGCAAGGGCGTGGTCTTTCCGGGGGTGCAGAAAAGCACATGGACGTACGAAAAGACCGCCAAGGCGTGGTACTTCCACCGCTTCTACGACTTCCAGCCCGATCTCGACACCGCCAACCCGCACGTGCAGGCGGAAATTCTGAAGATCATGGGTTTCTGGACGCAACTGGGCGTCTCGGGCTTCCGCATGGATGCCGTGCCCTTCGTCATCGCGACCAAGGGTGCCGACGTGAAAACGCCGAAAGAGCAGTTCGACATGCTGCGGTCGTTCCGCGAACTGCTGCAATGGCGGAAGGGCGACGCGATCATCCTTGCCGAAGCCAACGTGCTGCCGCGCGACGACATGAAGTATTTCGGCTCCGACGGCGACCGCCTGCAAATGATGTTCAACTTCCAGGTGAACCAGCATCTGTTCTACGCCCTGGCCAGCGCTGACGTGCGCTCGCTCGCCAAAGCGCTGCAGAAGACGCGACCCCGCCCCGCCACGGCGCAATGGGCCCTGTTCCTGCGCAACCACGACGAACTGGATCTCGGCCGCCTGACCCCCGCCCAGCGCGAGCGCGTATTCGCGGCGTTCGGGCCGGACAAGGACATGCAGCTCTATGACCGAGGCATCCGTCGTCGTCTCGCGCCGATGCTGCGCAACGACCGGCGGCGCCTGGAACTGGCCTACAGCCTCATGCTCACCCTGCCTGGCACGCCGGTGCTGCGCTACGGCGACGAGATAGGCATGGGCGACGATCTCTCGTTGCCCGAACGCGAATGCGCGCGCACGCCGATGCAATGGTCCACGGAACCGTACGGCGGCTTCACCCGTTCGCGCCGCGGCGGCGCGACGGTGATCTCGGACGGCCCCTTCGGCTATCCGCACGTCAACGTCGCGGAGCAACGCCGCGATCCGTCCTCCCTGCTCAACTGGATGGAACGCGTGATCCGCATGCGCAAGGAAATCCCCGAGGTCGCCTGGGGCGATTTCGAGGTACTGCCGCTGGATGACAACGCCGTACTGATGATGCGCTACACCTGGCGCGGCAACACCACGCTGTTCCTGCACAACCTGTCCGACGCGCCGACGGAAGCGGACTTTTCCCTGCGCCAGCGCCTCACCAATGTCCTCTCGGACGAGCACAGCGAGCCCGACGCGCGCGGGCGCCATCGCATCCTGCTGGAACCGTATGGATACCGCTGGTTCCGCGAGGGCGGGCTGGGTTACATCCTCGACCGTCAGGAAATTGACACGAGTGAGGGGAAATCCCCCGAAAGGGGGTAG
- a CDS encoding NupC/NupG family nucleoside CNT transporter, which yields MLGLLGHVLFGLFGLVVLVAIAFCFSNNKRVVDWKLVATGVGLQIVFAAVVLKVPLGRDVFDAIATGFVRLLDYVDVGSRFIFGSLLDSEKFGVIFAVKVLPTIVFFASLTGVLYHLGVMQQIVKGMAWVITKVMRVSGAETTSVCASVFIGQTEAPLTIKPYIERMTQAELMTVMIGGMAHIAGSVMAAYVSMLGGDDPAQRMFYAKHLLTASVMAAPATMVLAKILVPETQEPLTRGTVKIEVEKTTANVIDAAATGAGDGLKLAMNVGAMLLAFIALIALINGPVQWVGTLGGEHSINAWLTASTGHPVALSLETIFGWVLAPVAWLIGVPWQDATLVGSFIGQKVVINEFVAYADLARHLNDLLPESRLIATYALCGFANFSSIAIQIGGIGGLAPNRRGDLARLGLRAVLGGSIATFMTATIAGVLERF from the coding sequence ATGCTGGGTCTGCTGGGCCACGTCCTTTTTGGCCTGTTCGGTTTGGTGGTGCTCGTCGCCATCGCTTTCTGTTTCTCCAACAACAAGCGCGTGGTCGACTGGAAGCTCGTCGCCACCGGCGTCGGCCTGCAGATCGTGTTCGCGGCGGTCGTGTTGAAGGTGCCTCTCGGTCGCGACGTCTTCGACGCCATCGCCACCGGCTTCGTGCGTCTGCTCGACTACGTGGACGTGGGTTCGCGCTTCATCTTCGGCAGCCTGCTCGACAGCGAGAAGTTCGGCGTGATCTTCGCCGTGAAGGTGCTGCCGACCATCGTGTTCTTCGCCTCGCTCACCGGCGTGCTCTATCACCTCGGCGTGATGCAGCAGATCGTCAAGGGCATGGCCTGGGTCATCACCAAGGTCATGCGCGTCTCGGGTGCGGAAACCACCAGCGTCTGCGCCAGCGTGTTCATCGGCCAGACCGAGGCACCACTCACGATCAAGCCGTACATCGAGCGGATGACCCAGGCCGAGTTGATGACCGTGATGATCGGCGGCATGGCGCACATCGCCGGTTCGGTGATGGCGGCCTACGTGTCGATGCTCGGTGGCGACGACCCGGCGCAGCGCATGTTCTACGCCAAGCACCTGCTCACGGCGAGCGTGATGGCCGCGCCGGCCACCATGGTGCTGGCGAAGATCCTCGTGCCCGAAACGCAGGAACCGCTCACCCGCGGCACCGTGAAGATCGAGGTGGAGAAGACCACCGCCAACGTGATCGACGCTGCTGCCACCGGCGCAGGCGACGGTCTCAAGCTCGCGATGAACGTCGGCGCGATGCTGCTCGCCTTCATCGCCCTGATCGCACTCATCAACGGTCCGGTGCAGTGGGTCGGCACCCTCGGTGGCGAGCACAGCATCAATGCGTGGCTGACCGCGAGCACCGGACATCCGGTGGCGCTCAGCCTGGAAACGATCTTCGGCTGGGTACTGGCTCCCGTCGCGTGGCTCATTGGTGTGCCCTGGCAGGATGCGACGCTGGTCGGCAGCTTCATCGGTCAGAAAGTGGTGATCAACGAGTTCGTGGCGTATGCGGACCTCGCGCGCCACCTCAACGACCTGCTGCCGGAAAGTCGGCTGATCGCCACGTACGCCCTCTGCGGTTTCGCCAACTTCTCCTCGATCGCCATCCAGATCGGCGGCATCGGCGGCCTCGCACCGAACCGTCGCGGCGATCTCGCGCGCCTCGGCCTGCGTGCCGTGCTCGGCGGGTCCATCGCCACCTTCATGACGGCGACGATTGCCGGCGTGCTCGAGCGATTCTGA
- a CDS encoding alpha-amylase family glycosyl hydrolase, giving the protein MDGSWWRDGVVYQVYPRSFADANGDGIGDLEGIRGKLPYLAELGVDALWISPIYPSPMADFGYDVSDYRGIDPLFGDIGTLDALIADAHALGLKVILDFVPNHSSDEHPWFRESRRSRDSAYRDWYIWRDPAPDGGPPNNWLSNFGGSAWTFDAATGQYYLHLFLDKQPDLNWRHPPLREAMYESMRFWLRRGVDGFRVDVIYHVMKDAAFRDNPPNPDFRQGIDADAHRFLPVHTADLPETQGVVAAMRDVVDEFPGRVLIGELYLPLDRLVVYYGENLSGAHLPFNFLLIGTPWDARSIGDLIKRYEAALPPGGWPNWVLGNHDKPRIASRVGAAQARVAAMLLLTLRGTPTMYYGDEIGMRDVPIPFDEVRDPFELNEPHKGLGRDPQRTPMRWFPRSGAGFTRSTPWLRIGDDVDTCNVATQADDPRSMLSLYKALLRLRRDTPALHGGDVTVLAASDAVLAYERRSAGDRRIVVLNLTDAPAALPLPEPTGVVLLSTHGDEVRGELRPNEARIYRAS; this is encoded by the coding sequence GTGGACGGTTCGTGGTGGCGAGACGGCGTCGTGTATCAGGTGTATCCGCGTTCGTTCGCCGACGCGAATGGCGACGGCATCGGCGATCTGGAAGGGATTCGCGGCAAGTTGCCGTACCTCGCCGAACTCGGGGTCGATGCACTCTGGATATCGCCCATCTATCCCTCGCCCATGGCGGATTTCGGCTATGACGTGAGCGACTACCGCGGCATCGATCCGCTGTTCGGCGACATCGGCACGCTGGATGCCTTGATCGCCGACGCGCATGCGCTGGGACTGAAGGTGATCCTCGACTTCGTGCCCAATCACAGCTCCGACGAACATCCGTGGTTTCGCGAGAGCCGGCGATCGCGCGACAGCGCCTATCGCGATTGGTACATCTGGCGCGACCCCGCGCCCGACGGCGGTCCACCGAACAACTGGCTGTCCAATTTCGGCGGCAGCGCATGGACCTTCGACGCCGCGACGGGTCAGTACTACCTGCATCTGTTTCTCGACAAGCAGCCGGACCTCAATTGGCGCCATCCGCCGCTGCGCGAGGCCATGTACGAGTCGATGCGCTTCTGGCTGCGCCGCGGCGTGGACGGTTTTCGCGTGGACGTGATCTATCACGTCATGAAGGACGCTGCCTTTCGAGACAACCCGCCCAACCCGGATTTCCGCCAGGGCATCGATGCCGACGCGCATCGCTTCCTTCCCGTGCATACGGCCGACCTGCCCGAGACGCAGGGGGTGGTCGCCGCGATGCGCGACGTGGTGGACGAATTTCCGGGCCGCGTGCTGATCGGCGAGTTGTACCTGCCGCTGGATCGCCTCGTCGTCTATTACGGCGAGAACCTCAGCGGAGCACATCTGCCATTCAATTTCCTGCTCATCGGCACGCCGTGGGACGCGCGCTCCATCGGCGATCTGATCAAACGCTACGAGGCGGCGCTGCCGCCGGGCGGATGGCCGAACTGGGTGCTCGGCAACCATGACAAGCCGCGTATCGCGTCGCGCGTCGGCGCGGCGCAGGCTCGCGTGGCCGCCATGTTGCTTCTTACCCTGCGCGGTACGCCGACGATGTACTACGGCGACGAGATCGGCATGCGCGACGTGCCGATTCCCTTCGACGAAGTACGCGATCCGTTCGAGCTCAACGAGCCGCACAAAGGTCTTGGTCGCGATCCGCAGCGCACGCCGATGCGCTGGTTTCCCCGGTCGGGTGCAGGTTTCACGCGCAGTACGCCGTGGCTGCGGATCGGTGACGACGTGGATACCTGCAACGTCGCTACGCAGGCAGACGATCCACGCTCGATGCTCTCGCTGTACAAGGCGCTGCTGCGCCTGCGTCGCGACACACCGGCACTGCATGGTGGCGACGTCACCGTGTTGGCAGCGAGCGATGCGGTACTGGCCTATGAGCGCCGCAGCGCGGGTGATCGCAGGATCGTGGTGCTCAATCTCACCGACGCACCGGCAGCGTTGCCTCTGCCGGAACCGACGGGGGTCGTGTTGCTCTCGACCCACGGCGATGAGGTCCGTGGTGAGTTGCGCCCGAACGAGGCCCGGATCTATCGGGCGTCGTGA
- the wrbA gene encoding NAD(P)H:quinone oxidoreductase → MANVLVLYYSSYGHIETMAQAVAEGAREAGAKVDIRRVAELVPDDVARSSHFKLDQSAPIAKVDDLPNYDAIIVGVGTRYGRMASQMAHFLDQTGSLWAKGALNGKVGGAFSSTATQHGGQETTLFSIITNLLHLGMIPVGLPYSFQGQMKLDEVTGGSPYGATTITGGDGSRQPSENELAGARFQGRHIAEVATKLFG, encoded by the coding sequence ATGGCCAATGTTCTGGTTCTCTACTACTCGTCCTACGGACACATCGAGACCATGGCCCAGGCCGTGGCCGAAGGGGCCCGCGAGGCGGGCGCCAAAGTCGACATCAGGCGCGTGGCGGAACTGGTGCCGGACGACGTGGCGCGCAGTTCGCACTTCAAGCTGGACCAGTCCGCTCCCATCGCCAAGGTCGACGACCTGCCCAACTACGACGCCATCATCGTCGGCGTCGGTACGCGCTATGGCCGTATGGCCTCGCAGATGGCTCATTTCCTTGACCAGACCGGGTCGCTGTGGGCGAAAGGTGCCTTGAACGGCAAGGTCGGCGGTGCCTTTTCTTCCACGGCCACCCAGCACGGCGGTCAGGAAACCACGTTGTTCTCCATCATCACCAACCTGCTGCATCTGGGGATGATTCCGGTGGGCCTGCCTTATAGCTTCCAGGGCCAGATGAAACTCGACGAAGTCACCGGCGGCAGCCCCTACGGCGCCACGACCATCACCGGCGGCGATGGATCCAGGCAGCCCAGCGAGAACGAGCTGGCGGGCGCGCGCTTCCAGGGCCGGCACATTGCCGAGGTCGCCACCAAACTCTTCGGTTAG
- a CDS encoding homoserine/threonine efflux transporter: MNLMLTVALVQIVALITPGPDFFFVSQLAASRSRREALAGVLGIALGVAAWAALALLGLQILLHRLAWLQRGIAIAGGAYLCWMGFQMLRAAWKAKPDAAAPVVDVRQSSPWRALVRGLATNLANPKAAVYFASIFSAFVGEGMSAATRWGLWAMVTAETFAWFALVAAIFALPAMRRGYVRASRWIDGGAGAIFTLFGLHLIFGRRTA, encoded by the coding sequence ATGAACCTCATGCTCACCGTCGCACTGGTCCAGATCGTGGCGCTCATCACCCCGGGTCCGGACTTCTTCTTCGTTTCGCAGCTTGCTGCCAGCCGTTCGCGCCGGGAGGCGCTGGCGGGCGTGCTGGGCATCGCGCTGGGGGTGGCCGCCTGGGCCGCGCTGGCGCTGCTCGGGCTGCAGATCCTCCTGCACCGCCTGGCGTGGTTGCAGCGAGGCATCGCCATCGCCGGTGGCGCGTATCTGTGCTGGATGGGCTTTCAGATGCTGCGGGCCGCGTGGAAGGCCAAGCCGGACGCGGCGGCACCCGTCGTGGACGTGCGTCAGTCGAGCCCTTGGCGTGCGCTGGTTCGCGGACTGGCAACCAATCTGGCAAATCCGAAGGCGGCGGTCTATTTCGCCTCGATCTTCTCTGCCTTCGTGGGCGAAGGTATGTCCGCGGCCACGCGCTGGGGGCTATGGGCGATGGTTACCGCCGAGACCTTCGCCTGGTTTGCGTTGGTGGCGGCCATCTTCGCCTTGCCGGCAATGCGCCGCGGCTACGTGCGGGCGAGCCGCTGGATCGACGGCGGGGCCGGCGCGATCTTTACCTTGTTCGGCCTGCACCTGATCTTCGGACGGCGCACCGCTTAG
- a CDS encoding helix-turn-helix transcriptional regulator has product MYRAEHACSPCRQDLPTVFVDLAQRSAAVDRGGRHGGASLLDDLRGRAQLTEILVDGDAGDLLLVYRAACPADAVGAGAILFRRPVEGDIDTPHPPAVRTLAQVLFDSLRAEAPNTPLLAHVALALRAILGAPSARDDAGTPRGGLATWQERRAIAFMDERLDQSFPVSAVADVCGLSVNHFSRAFRRSTGKPPHRWLLDRRIERSRQLLRDTQLSLADIALACGFAEQSHFTRVFTRTVGMPPGAWRRATD; this is encoded by the coding sequence ATGTACCGCGCCGAACACGCCTGCAGCCCGTGCCGCCAGGACCTGCCCACCGTCTTCGTCGATCTCGCCCAGCGTTCGGCGGCGGTCGACCGTGGCGGTCGGCACGGTGGCGCGAGCCTGCTCGACGATCTGCGCGGCCGGGCGCAACTGACCGAGATCCTCGTCGATGGGGATGCGGGCGATCTGCTGCTGGTCTACCGCGCCGCCTGTCCGGCAGACGCCGTCGGCGCGGGCGCGATCCTGTTCCGCCGGCCGGTCGAGGGCGATATCGATACGCCGCATCCGCCCGCTGTGCGGACCCTGGCCCAGGTGCTGTTCGACAGCCTGCGCGCCGAGGCGCCCAATACCCCGCTCCTGGCACATGTGGCCCTGGCCTTGCGGGCCATCCTCGGCGCGCCGTCCGCGCGCGACGATGCCGGTACGCCGCGCGGCGGCCTGGCGACCTGGCAGGAACGGCGCGCCATTGCCTTCATGGACGAGCGCCTGGACCAGTCCTTCCCCGTCTCTGCCGTCGCCGACGTCTGCGGGTTGTCGGTCAATCACTTCTCGCGCGCGTTCCGCCGCAGCACGGGCAAGCCGCCGCACCGCTGGCTGCTGGACCGACGCATCGAACGCTCGCGTCAACTTCTCCGCGACACCCAGCTTTCGCTGGCCGATATCGCGCTTGCCTGCGGTTTTGCCGAGCAGAGCCACTTCACCCGCGTGTTCACCCGCACGGTCGGCATGCCGCCCGGCGCATGGCGGCGCGCTACGGACTGA
- a CDS encoding response regulator transcription factor, with translation MNRLPSVAVTRAPIVCVVDDDASVREALASLFRSVGLEVATFGSAADFLAREHADAPGCLVLDVRLPGVSGLDFQAQLAAMDNRLPIIFMTGHGDIPMSVRAMKAGAIDFLAKPFRDQDMLDAVSSAIERDAANRRGAEAMDTLRAAYGSLTPREREVMAHVTAGLMNKQVGGLLGLSEITVKIHRGNVMRKMGAKSLAELVKQAEALGIGP, from the coding sequence ATGAATCGCCTTCCCAGCGTGGCTGTCACGCGTGCCCCGATCGTCTGCGTGGTGGATGACGACGCTTCCGTTCGCGAGGCGCTGGCCTCGTTGTTCCGCTCGGTAGGTCTGGAGGTCGCGACCTTTGGCAGCGCAGCCGATTTCCTCGCTCGCGAGCACGCCGATGCGCCGGGCTGTCTCGTTCTGGACGTGCGCCTGCCTGGCGTGAGCGGGCTCGATTTCCAGGCGCAGCTCGCCGCGATGGATAACCGCCTCCCGATCATCTTCATGACCGGGCACGGAGACATCCCCATGTCGGTCCGCGCCATGAAGGCGGGCGCCATCGATTTTCTCGCCAAGCCGTTCCGCGATCAGGACATGCTCGACGCCGTGTCCAGCGCCATCGAACGTGACGCGGCCAATCGCCGAGGCGCGGAGGCCATGGACACCCTGCGTGCCGCCTATGGCTCGCTCACCCCGCGGGAACGCGAGGTGATGGCACACGTGACCGCCGGGTTGATGAACAAGCAGGTCGGCGGTCTGCTGGGCTTGTCGGAGATCACGGTGAAGATTCACCGCGGCAACGTAATGCGCAAAATGGGCGCGAAATCGCTGGCGGAGCTGGTGAAACAGGCGGAAGCACTCGGCATCGGCCCCTGA
- a CDS encoding PAS domain-containing sensor histidine kinase, with amino-acid sequence MSRFRPLHSHAYAPVARPRRLVAGVLMAAGTLLALGVFLVDTFTPLQSAVAVVYVVVVLLVAASGSRRAILGATIGCLVLTAVAYLRGHGWPEVDASMLRCAVSLGAIGITGVLALRNHERMLTIAGQARLIELTHDSIFVRDMDDVIVLWNGGAEQLYGWTAHEALGRRAGDLLGTAFPGERGEADIALFGAGRWEGEVFQRHRDGRIVIVEARCALLRDEYGRARVILEAGTDVTERRAATAALADSERRYRSMFETARVSFWEEDYSLVMDRVDALRAQGMTDFAAYIEAHPEFVTEACSLTQVTDVNEAAVRMLGARCREDLIGPLDRLLPGSERTFARVLLKIVDGSGVAEGETYLYNLCGERLTVLFALNMPLGPARYDRVLVSVVDITERKRTERAVIAMQAELAQAARVTALGEMSASIAHEVNQPLAAIVTHGEASLRWLRRPEPNIDEACIAIERVVRDARRASEVVHRVRSLASKEPRQHVRFDLAALVEECAQLLDGEIALHRIVLRVDVGRDAPAPRGDRVQLQQVVVNLMANAVRAMSTVSGPRHLVVRARADASDGLLVEVEDSGTGIPEHIAPHLFDAFVTTRGEGMGMGLAICRSTVESHGGRLWATNRPGGGATFHFTLPLAEAAEAHA; translated from the coding sequence ATGTCACGATTCCGGCCTCTCCACAGCCATGCCTACGCCCCGGTCGCCCGGCCGCGCCGGCTCGTGGCGGGCGTGCTGATGGCAGCGGGTACCTTGCTGGCGCTGGGGGTGTTCCTGGTCGATACCTTCACCCCGCTGCAAAGTGCCGTGGCGGTGGTCTACGTGGTCGTCGTGCTGCTGGTGGCCGCCAGCGGCAGCCGCCGTGCCATCCTCGGCGCGACGATCGGCTGCCTGGTACTGACCGCGGTGGCCTACCTTCGTGGACACGGGTGGCCGGAAGTGGACGCCTCCATGCTGCGTTGCGCCGTGAGCCTCGGGGCGATCGGCATCACCGGCGTCCTCGCCCTGCGCAACCACGAGCGCATGTTGACGATCGCCGGGCAGGCCCGGCTGATCGAGCTGACTCACGACTCGATCTTCGTGCGCGACATGGACGATGTGATCGTGCTCTGGAATGGTGGCGCGGAACAACTCTATGGCTGGACCGCCCACGAGGCGCTCGGCCGCCGTGCGGGCGACCTCCTGGGCACGGCGTTCCCTGGCGAGCGGGGCGAGGCGGATATCGCGCTGTTCGGCGCCGGCCGCTGGGAGGGCGAGGTCTTCCAGCGTCATCGGGATGGCCGCATCGTGATCGTGGAGGCGCGCTGCGCGCTCCTGCGCGACGAGTACGGCAGGGCCCGAGTCATCCTCGAAGCCGGCACGGACGTGACTGAGCGCCGTGCGGCCACCGCCGCGCTGGCGGACAGCGAGCGCCGCTACCGCAGCATGTTCGAAACTGCGCGCGTCTCCTTCTGGGAGGAAGACTATTCGCTGGTGATGGATCGGGTGGACGCCCTGCGCGCGCAGGGCATGACCGATTTCGCCGCCTACATCGAGGCGCACCCCGAGTTCGTCACGGAGGCCTGCTCGCTCACCCAGGTGACCGATGTGAACGAGGCCGCCGTGCGCATGCTTGGCGCGCGCTGCCGTGAGGACCTGATCGGCCCCCTCGACCGGCTGCTGCCGGGGTCCGAGCGCACCTTCGCCCGTGTGCTGCTGAAGATCGTCGACGGCAGTGGCGTGGCCGAGGGCGAAACCTATCTCTACAACCTGTGCGGCGAGCGCCTGACGGTGCTGTTCGCGCTGAACATGCCGCTGGGGCCCGCGCGCTACGACCGCGTGCTCGTCAGTGTGGTGGACATCACCGAGCGCAAGCGCACCGAGCGCGCAGTGATCGCGATGCAGGCGGAGTTGGCGCAGGCAGCACGCGTTACGGCGCTGGGCGAAATGAGCGCATCCATTGCCCATGAGGTAAACCAGCCGCTGGCGGCGATCGTGACGCATGGCGAGGCCAGCCTGCGCTGGTTGCGCCGGCCGGAGCCGAACATCGACGAAGCGTGCATCGCGATCGAGCGGGTGGTGCGCGACGCGCGCCGCGCCAGCGAAGTGGTGCATCGCGTGCGCAGCCTCGCCAGCAAGGAGCCGCGCCAGCACGTGCGCTTCGACCTCGCTGCGCTGGTGGAGGAGTGTGCGCAGCTTCTCGACGGCGAAATCGCCCTGCATCGGATCGTGTTGCGCGTGGACGTCGGCCGCGACGCGCCCGCGCCTCGCGGCGATCGCGTCCAATTGCAGCAAGTGGTGGTTAACCTCATGGCGAATGCCGTGCGCGCCATGTCGACCGTCAGCGGGCCGCGGCATCTCGTGGTACGGGCGCGCGCCGATGCCAGCGACGGTCTGCTCGTAGAGGTCGAGGACAGCGGCACCGGCATTCCCGAACACATCGCGCCACACCTCTTCGATGCCTTCGTCACGACACGCGGCGAGGGCATGGGCATGGGGTTGGCGATCTGTCGTTCCACGGTCGAGTCCCACGGAGGCAGGCTTTGGGCGACCAATCGACCTGGCGGCGGGGCTACGTTTCATTTCACGCTGCCACTGGCAGAGGCCGCGGAGGCCCACGCATGA